Sequence from the Bacillus thuringiensis genome:
AGGCGTATATGAGTACAACAGATAGGTTATTAAATGGTTTAAATCCGCAACAACAAAAAGCAGTACAAACAACAAATGGACCACTTCTATTAATGGCAGGTGCAGGTAGTGGTAAAACACGTGTGTTAACACATCGTATTGCGTATTTACTTGGTGAAAAAGGTGTAGCACCATGGAATGTACTAGCTATTACCTTTACAAATAAAGCAGCCCGTGAAATGCGCGAGCGTATTGATACACTTGTCGGACCAGAAGCAGAAGATATTTGGATTTCGACGTTCCACTCTATGTGTGTACGTATTTTACGACGTGATATCGATCGTATTGGTATTAATCGTAACTTTACAATCTTAGATTCAGGCGATCAGTTAACTGTAGTCAAAAAAATTATGAAAGAGCGCAATATTGATCCGAAGAAATTTGAGCCGCGCTCTATTTTAGCTGGGATTAGTAATGCGAAAAATGAATTGTTATCTGCAGATAAATATGCGAAAAAAATTACAATCGCTGATCCATATGAAAAATTAACGAGCGATGTATATACAGAATATCAAAAACGTCTTTTGAAAAATAATTCATTAGACTTTGATGATTTAATTATGACAACGATTCAGTTATTTGAACGTGTTCCAGAAGTACTAGAGTTTTATCAGCGTAAGTTCCAATATATTCACGTGGATGAGTATCAAGATACGAACAAAGCACAGTACCTTCTTGTTAAACATTTAGCAGCACGTTTTAAAAATTTATGCGTTGTAGGTGACTCAGATCAATCTATTTACCGCTGGCGTGGTGCGGACATTTCTAACATTTTGTCATTCGAAAAAGACTATGAGAATGCGCAAGTTATTCTGTTAGAACAAAACTATCGTTCGTCACAAAATATTTTAAATGCGGCGAATGCTGTTATCGAAAAAAATACGAATCGTAAACCGAAGAAATTATGGACAGATAATCAAGTTGGAAGCAAAATCTCGTATTATCGTGCTGCAACGGAAAAAGACGAAGCATATTTTGTTGCGAAAAAAATTCGTGATGATATTCAAATGGGAAAACGAAAATATACTGATTTTGCAGTGTTATATCGTACAAATGCTCAGTCTCGTATGGTCGAGGAGATTTTCCTGAAATCTAATATTCCTTACAAAATCGTCGGCGGTACTAAGTTCTACGATCGTAAAGAGATTAAAGATATTTTGGCGTATTTACGTTTAATTGGGAATCCAGATGATGAGATTAGTTTCGCACGTATTATTAACATGCCAAAGCGCGGAATTGGTGCGACTTCTATCGATAAAATTATTAATTACGGTGTACAAAATGGAATTTCATTAACTGCTGTATTCGATGAGATTGAGCATGTTGGAGTAAGTGCAAAAATTACAAAGGCAGTAAAAGAATTCGCAGGTTTATTACACAACTGGGTAAATATGCAAGAGTATTTATCTGTTACAGAATTGGTAGAGGAAGTTATTGAAAAAACAGGCTATCGCGATATGTTGAAAAACGAGCGTACTTTAGAAGCAGAAGGTCGTTTAGAGAACTTAGATGAGTTTTTATCTGTTACGCAAACATTTGAATCTCAAAGCGAAGATAAGAGTCTTGTTGCATTCTTAACAGACTTAGCGCTTGTTGCTGACATTGATCGTGTAGATGAAGATCCAACTGCTGGTGAGGAAGTTATTTTAATGACGATGCACTCAGCAAAAGGATTAGAATTCCCAGTTGTCTTTATTGTAGGTTTAGAGGAAGGAATATTCCCTCATACGCGTTCTCTGATGGAAGAAGATGAAATGCAAGAAGAGCGTCGTCTCGCTTATGTAGGTATTACTCGTGCAGAGGAAGAGTTATATTTATCCAATGCACAAATGCGTACTTTATTTGGTAGAACAAGTATGAATGCCGCATCTCGATTTATTACAGAAATCCCGGCAGAATTAGTGGAATCATTAAATGAAACAGCACCGAAGCGTGAAACTTCGTTTGGTGCAAAAGGCAGAACGGCAAGTAGCGGTAAAACGACAATCACAACAACAACAACAACAACAACACGTTCTCGTTCAGCTTTCGCACGTCCTGCAGCTAAGACAACAGGTGGCGAACAAATCGGCTGGGCAGTAGGCGATAAAGCTTCCCACCAAAAATGGGGAGTCGGTACAGTTGTAAGTGTAAAAGGTGAAGGTGATGCAAAAGAATTAGATATTGCGTTCCCAAGCCCAATTGGTGTTAAACGTTTGTTAGCAAAATTTGCACCTGTGACGAAACAATAGGAAAGGAATGAGGATATGTCAAAAGAGATAGCAAAAAAACGTATAGAAGAACTGCGTGATTTGTTAAATACATTTAACTATCAGTATCACGTATTAGACAATCCTTCTGTTTCTGATGCGGAGTATGACCGTAATATGCAGGAGCTTATAAAATTAGAAGCAGAGAACCCAGAGTTTATGAGTGAAGATTCTCCCTCCGTTCGCGTTGGGGGAGCTATTCTTGATATATTTGAAAAAGTAACACATAAGTCACCAATGTTAAGTTTAGGAAATGCATTTAACGAAGGAGATTTACGTGATTTCGACAGAAGAGTACGTCAAGGAATTGATGGTGCGAATGTAAGATATATATGTGAATTAAAAATTGACGGGCTTGCCGTTTCACTTCATTATGAAAAAGGACGCTTCATTCAAGGGGCGACACGTGGTGATGGTGTAACGGGTGAGGATATTACTCAAAATTTAAAAACAATTAAAGCTATCCCACTTCGTTTAAATGAAGAAATAACGTTAGAAGCTCGAGGCGAAGCTTATATGCCGAAGCGTTCATTCGTTAAGTTAAATGAAGAAAAAGAACAAAATGGTGAAGATGTATTTGCGAATCCGCGTAATGCGGCAGCAGGTTCAATACGTCAACTTGATCCGAAAATTGCAGCGAAGCGTAACTTATCTATGTTTGTGTATGGTCTTGCGAATGTAGAAGAAAAAACAATTCCATCCCATAGTGAATCACTTGATTTCTTAGGTGAACTTGGATTCAAAACAAATCCAAATCGTCGTACATGTGAAACAATTGAAGAAGTTATAGCTTATGTAGAAGAATGGCAAGAAAAACGCCCGCATCTTGATTATGAGATTGATGGAATCGTTATAAAGGTAGATGATGTTGCTCTTCAAGAAAGTCTAGGAACTACAGCAAAGAGTCCAAGATGGGCAATCGCTTATAAATTCCCAGCTGAAGAAGTTGTAACAAGATTAACAGGTATTGAATTAAGTGTTGGCCGTACAGGTGTTGTAACACCAACTGCAGAGCTAGAGCCAGTGCGAGTGGCTGGTACTATCGTTCGTCGCGCTTCTTTACATAACGAGGATTTAATTCGCGAAAAAGATATTCGAATTGGTGACTACGTTGTTGTGAAGAAAGCCGGAGATATTATTCCTGAAGTTGTGAACGTTATTTTTGATAAGCGTACTGGTGAGGAAGAAGAATATCATATGCCAACGCATTGTCCAGCATGTGAGAGTGAACTAGTTCGTTTAGAAGAAGAGGTAGCACTTCGTTGTATAAATCCAACTTGTCCAGCTCAAATTCGAGAAGGGTTAATCCATTTCGTTTCAAGAAATGCAATGAATATTGATGGACTTGGAGAGCGTGTCATTACACAACTCTTTGATGCTGATTATATTCGTACATTTGCTGATTTATATTCGTTGACGAAAGAGCAATTATTGCAGCTAGAAAGATTCGGCGAAAAATCAGCAACGAATTTAGTACAAGCAATTGAGAATTCTAAAGAAAACTCATTAGAGCGATTATTATTCGGTCTTGGTATTCGCCACGTTGGAGCGAAAGCAGCACGTACATTTGCTGAGCATTTTGAAACGATGGATGAGCTTGTGAAGGCAACGGAAGAAGAATTAAAAGCAATTAATGAAATTGGCGAAAAAATGGCTCAATCCGTCGTAACGTATTTCGATAATGAAGACGTATTAGAGTTATTACAACAATTTAAAGAATACGGCGTGAACATGACATACAAAGGCATAAAAACTGCTGATTTACAAAACGTTGAGTCGTACTTCGCTGGAAAAACTGTCGTTTTAACAGGGAAATTAGAAATTATGGGACGTAGTGAAGCGAAGAAAAAAATTGAGGCATTAGGTGGAAAAGTAACAGGAAGTGTTAGTAAGAGTACGGATTTGGTTGTTGCAGGTGAAGCAGCTGGTTCGAAATTAGCACAAGCGGAGAAACATAATGTTGAGGTTTGGAATGAAGAGAGGTTCTTACAAGAGCTAAATAAGTAAGAGGTGCAAACTTACCATGAAAAAAATAGCATTAGCGGTATTAAGCCTTGGCCTACTTGTAAGTGGGTGTAGTGCAGGTGCCGACAAAGATGACAAAGTGGTTGAGAAATCGGGGAAAGCAAAAGAGCAATCAGTTGTTCCGAAGTATTCTATTTCGGATGAATATTATAAGACGACTATTCCATTTGAAGCAGGAGCTGCGCGTGGTTTAGTTGTACAAGGATTAAATAATCGTCTTGATATAGATGAATTTGAAACAGGATTAATGCGAATTGCAAAAGAATCATTTAGTACGAAAGATAATTTTTTAAAAGGCGGAAAATCTCTAGATACTCAAACTATACAGATGCTTGTTAAAAGAAAACGTACAGATGCAGAACAAAAGGAACTAGAAGATAAATTAAAAAAAGATGCGGTTAACTTCCCGAATATAGGGCTAAATCCCGCATTAGGTGCAGGATCCGAATCACTAGAAGTGAAAAATAACAAAAGTCCAATATATATTTCAAATATTTTAGAGCATGATTATTATGTGAATAAAAGTGAGCGTAGTGGCATTGTAGTTGGATTAGCGATGAATTCGGTTCATTATTACGAGGAAGAGCATGGTTATCCACGTGAGGCTAAAATCGAGCAAGAAAAAATGTTAGCTGAAGGGAAAAAAATGGCGCAAGAAATCTTGAAAGTTATGCATCAAAAGGACGCTGAAACAAAAACTGTTCCGATAACATTTGCAATTTATCGTCAATCTCCAAAATCTTCACTCGTGCCAGGTAACTTTGTTTCTTATGCGAATGTTGAAAAAG
This genomic interval carries:
- the pcrA gene encoding DNA helicase PcrA; translated protein: MSTTDRLLNGLNPQQQKAVQTTNGPLLLMAGAGSGKTRVLTHRIAYLLGEKGVAPWNVLAITFTNKAAREMRERIDTLVGPEAEDIWISTFHSMCVRILRRDIDRIGINRNFTILDSGDQLTVVKKIMKERNIDPKKFEPRSILAGISNAKNELLSADKYAKKITIADPYEKLTSDVYTEYQKRLLKNNSLDFDDLIMTTIQLFERVPEVLEFYQRKFQYIHVDEYQDTNKAQYLLVKHLAARFKNLCVVGDSDQSIYRWRGADISNILSFEKDYENAQVILLEQNYRSSQNILNAANAVIEKNTNRKPKKLWTDNQVGSKISYYRAATEKDEAYFVAKKIRDDIQMGKRKYTDFAVLYRTNAQSRMVEEIFLKSNIPYKIVGGTKFYDRKEIKDILAYLRLIGNPDDEISFARIINMPKRGIGATSIDKIINYGVQNGISLTAVFDEIEHVGVSAKITKAVKEFAGLLHNWVNMQEYLSVTELVEEVIEKTGYRDMLKNERTLEAEGRLENLDEFLSVTQTFESQSEDKSLVAFLTDLALVADIDRVDEDPTAGEEVILMTMHSAKGLEFPVVFIVGLEEGIFPHTRSLMEEDEMQEERRLAYVGITRAEEELYLSNAQMRTLFGRTSMNAASRFITEIPAELVESLNETAPKRETSFGAKGRTASSGKTTITTTTTTTTRSRSAFARPAAKTTGGEQIGWAVGDKASHQKWGVGTVVSVKGEGDAKELDIAFPSPIGVKRLLAKFAPVTKQ
- the ligA gene encoding NAD-dependent DNA ligase LigA codes for the protein MSKEIAKKRIEELRDLLNTFNYQYHVLDNPSVSDAEYDRNMQELIKLEAENPEFMSEDSPSVRVGGAILDIFEKVTHKSPMLSLGNAFNEGDLRDFDRRVRQGIDGANVRYICELKIDGLAVSLHYEKGRFIQGATRGDGVTGEDITQNLKTIKAIPLRLNEEITLEARGEAYMPKRSFVKLNEEKEQNGEDVFANPRNAAAGSIRQLDPKIAAKRNLSMFVYGLANVEEKTIPSHSESLDFLGELGFKTNPNRRTCETIEEVIAYVEEWQEKRPHLDYEIDGIVIKVDDVALQESLGTTAKSPRWAIAYKFPAEEVVTRLTGIELSVGRTGVVTPTAELEPVRVAGTIVRRASLHNEDLIREKDIRIGDYVVVKKAGDIIPEVVNVIFDKRTGEEEEYHMPTHCPACESELVRLEEEVALRCINPTCPAQIREGLIHFVSRNAMNIDGLGERVITQLFDADYIRTFADLYSLTKEQLLQLERFGEKSATNLVQAIENSKENSLERLLFGLGIRHVGAKAARTFAEHFETMDELVKATEEELKAINEIGEKMAQSVVTYFDNEDVLELLQQFKEYGVNMTYKGIKTADLQNVESYFAGKTVVLTGKLEIMGRSEAKKKIEALGGKVTGSVSKSTDLVVAGEAAGSKLAQAEKHNVEVWNEERFLQELNK
- a CDS encoding CamS family sex pheromone protein → MKKIALAVLSLGLLVSGCSAGADKDDKVVEKSGKAKEQSVVPKYSISDEYYKTTIPFEAGAARGLVVQGLNNRLDIDEFETGLMRIAKESFSTKDNFLKGGKSLDTQTIQMLVKRKRTDAEQKELEDKLKKDAVNFPNIGLNPALGAGSESLEVKNNKSPIYISNILEHDYYVNKSERSGIVVGLAMNSVHYYEEEHGYPREAKIEQEKMLAEGKKMAQEILKVMHQKDAETKTVPITFAIYRQSPKSSLVPGNFVSYANVEKGSETVEDWKQINEKYYLFPSEQAKTDNKREDLARVSNFKAKLSDYFQGDYTAVIGTGMYRDDELREIKLDIPVQFNGKAEIIGFTQYVAGLVMEYFPNYMKVQVTIKSVERPEAIIIREAKQDEPFVKILD